A single Crateriforma conspicua DNA region contains:
- a CDS encoding sigma-54-dependent transcriptional regulator translates to MNQPISLLLVDDDHHLAQSMADWLHEQGMQVAVASDAAQARSQLSSTSFDILLTDLRLGSDDGMDLIRFSRKAQPETAVLVMTGYATPDTAVAAVREGAFDVLTKPLIDEELALAMDRAMAQRDIAKENESLKKQLDRRSGLENILSHDYRMLKIFDVIDNVADAKASILITGENGTGKSMIARAIHGRSSRRGGPFVEVACGALPDTLLESELFGHVAGAFTGAAVDKVGKFELATGGTLFLDEIGTASPAMQVKLLRVLQEFQFERLGGTETQSVDTRVILATNENLQQQVASGAFRQDLYYRINVVNIQLPSLRERPGDIPILAEHFLREASETSGRPINGFDADAMDRLQRYQWPGNVRQLQNVVERAVLLSRDADLTVEDLPPEVLGHADPLAAPTPSNNANEPSFAPRLGDVQGKSLRDALEGPERQIILQSLRRHNWNRAATADALEINRTTLYKKMKRLGLDDPRLQFSS, encoded by the coding sequence ATGAATCAACCAATTTCCCTGCTTCTGGTCGACGACGATCACCATCTGGCTCAGTCGATGGCGGACTGGCTGCATGAGCAGGGGATGCAGGTCGCCGTGGCCTCCGACGCCGCCCAAGCACGATCCCAACTTTCGTCGACGTCTTTTGACATCCTGCTGACCGACCTGCGTTTGGGTTCCGACGATGGCATGGACCTGATCCGGTTCAGCCGCAAAGCGCAGCCGGAAACAGCAGTGCTGGTCATGACGGGCTACGCCACGCCCGACACGGCGGTGGCGGCCGTTCGCGAAGGCGCCTTTGACGTTCTGACCAAACCGTTGATCGATGAAGAATTGGCTTTGGCGATGGACCGGGCGATGGCCCAACGGGATATCGCCAAGGAAAACGAATCGCTGAAGAAACAGCTTGATCGGCGCAGCGGCCTGGAAAACATCCTGAGCCACGATTACAGGATGCTGAAGATCTTTGACGTCATCGACAACGTCGCCGACGCCAAAGCCTCCATCTTGATCACCGGCGAAAACGGAACGGGTAAGTCGATGATCGCCCGCGCCATCCACGGACGCAGTTCGCGCCGCGGTGGCCCCTTCGTCGAAGTCGCATGCGGTGCCTTGCCCGACACGCTGCTGGAAAGTGAATTGTTCGGCCATGTCGCCGGCGCCTTCACCGGAGCCGCGGTCGATAAGGTCGGTAAGTTTGAATTGGCCACCGGCGGAACACTGTTCCTGGACGAAATCGGAACGGCATCCCCGGCAATGCAAGTCAAATTGCTGCGGGTTCTGCAGGAGTTTCAATTCGAACGCTTGGGCGGCACCGAAACGCAATCCGTCGATACACGCGTGATCCTGGCCACCAATGAAAACCTGCAGCAGCAGGTGGCCTCCGGTGCGTTTCGACAAGACCTGTATTACCGAATCAACGTCGTCAACATTCAGCTTCCTTCCTTGCGTGAGCGTCCCGGCGACATTCCGATCCTGGCGGAACACTTCTTACGCGAGGCCAGCGAAACCAGCGGCAGACCGATCAACGGTTTTGATGCCGACGCGATGGACCGGCTGCAACGGTACCAATGGCCGGGCAACGTTCGCCAACTTCAAAACGTGGTCGAACGCGCCGTCCTGCTTTCGCGTGATGCGGATTTGACGGTCGAAGACTTGCCGCCCGAAGTTTTGGGTCACGCCGATCCGCTGGCCGCCCCGACGCCATCGAACAACGCCAATGAACCGTCGTTCGCGCCGCGTCTGGGCGACGTTCAAGGCAAGAGTCTGCGTGATGCCCTGGAAGGCCCCGAGCGTCAAATCATTCTGCAATCCTTGCGGCGTCACAATTGGAATCGGGCCGCAACCGCGGATGCTTTGGAAATCAACCGAACCACGCTGTACAAAAAGATGAAGCGTCTGGGACTAGATGACCCTCGACTTCAATTCAGCTCCTGA
- a CDS encoding ABC transporter ATP-binding protein: MIELQGLSKLYGRVIGVNDLCGSFPAGAYGLIGPNGSGKTTMINLLTGQLKPTTGRVRVFGRDPFRQRDVLRQIGLCPATDVLYPNVSARQWVRCLVRLHGFGAAESRRRADDALEQVGLSDAMDRPMGRYSLGMRQRAKLAQAIAHEPDLLILDEPYNGLDPVGRYEMTALLRRWHSAGRSLLFASHVLHEIESITRSFLWIHGGRLLASGTAEEIDAIVASTPQEIVLRGDGVGRLVQHLANHPQVQRIELSTTDNRLTVGVREVNQLIPQLTRWIAEDSVKVDELLSADGDLSAMFEALLRRHRGEQ, from the coding sequence ATGATCGAGCTTCAAGGTCTTTCAAAACTGTACGGTCGCGTGATCGGTGTCAACGATCTGTGCGGCAGTTTTCCCGCCGGTGCCTACGGGTTGATTGGCCCCAATGGAAGCGGCAAGACGACGATGATCAACTTGCTGACGGGGCAATTGAAACCGACGACCGGCCGTGTTCGGGTTTTCGGTCGTGACCCGTTTCGCCAGCGTGATGTGCTGCGACAAATCGGCCTTTGTCCGGCGACCGACGTTTTGTACCCCAACGTGTCCGCCCGACAGTGGGTGCGTTGCTTGGTGCGTTTGCATGGCTTTGGTGCGGCCGAGAGTCGACGCAGGGCGGATGACGCTCTGGAACAGGTCGGCTTGTCGGATGCGATGGATCGACCGATGGGCCGGTATTCATTGGGCATGCGCCAGCGAGCCAAGCTGGCCCAGGCGATCGCCCACGAACCGGATCTGTTGATTTTGGATGAACCGTACAACGGTCTGGATCCGGTCGGCCGCTATGAAATGACGGCACTGCTTCGTCGTTGGCATTCCGCCGGGCGAAGTTTGTTGTTCGCCAGTCACGTGCTGCACGAAATCGAATCCATCACCCGTTCATTTCTTTGGATCCACGGCGGGCGATTGTTGGCCAGTGGGACGGCCGAAGAAATCGATGCGATCGTGGCTTCGACGCCTCAAGAGATAGTGTTGCGTGGCGATGGGGTCGGACGTTTGGTGCAACATTTGGCCAACCATCCACAGGTTCAGCGGATCGAGTTGTCGACGACGGACAACCGTTTGACCGTCGGAGTGCGGGAGGTCAACCAATTGATCCCACAATTGACACGATGGATCGCGGAAGATTCCGTCAAGGTCGATGAATTGCTTTCGGCCGATGGTGACCTGTCGGCCATGTTCGAAGCATTGCTACGTCGACACCGGGGGGAGCAATGA
- a CDS encoding ABC transporter ATP-binding protein has translation MTSESHVVSIDGLTKRYREVVALDDVSLKIRPGVTGLLGPNGSGKSTFIKALLGLVRTQTGAGDVMGLQWPEQVRAIRDAIGYSPEDDCYIAGLTGIESVALMAELSGLPRIEALRRSHEILDFCDVGEERYREVESYSTGMRQKLKFAQALVHDPDLLILDEPTTGLDPKQRRSMLDRIRTLGQRHGKSILLSTHILHDVRAVCDHVIILVGGTVRVSDSLANLSRPAEPSVQVGVQGDPSLLVRDLQNAGHEVSATIDGRWKVGGIDPNDSAAIWQTAGQSGAAISRLEPARNSLEQIFFAATGATMPIDAEPGSVDFAATVSGQGTTTKGTGGSDGAS, from the coding sequence ATGACGTCTGAGTCTCACGTCGTTTCCATCGACGGTCTTACGAAGCGATATCGAGAGGTGGTGGCACTGGATGACGTGTCATTGAAGATCCGTCCCGGCGTCACTGGTTTGTTGGGGCCCAACGGCAGTGGCAAGAGCACGTTCATTAAAGCGCTTTTGGGTTTGGTGCGGACACAAACCGGCGCGGGCGATGTCATGGGATTGCAATGGCCGGAACAGGTACGGGCAATCCGAGATGCCATCGGATATTCCCCCGAAGACGATTGCTATATCGCTGGGTTGACCGGAATCGAATCCGTGGCCTTGATGGCTGAGTTGTCGGGGTTGCCCAGGATCGAAGCGTTGCGTCGCTCGCACGAAATCCTGGACTTCTGTGATGTCGGTGAAGAACGCTATCGCGAAGTCGAGTCGTATTCGACGGGCATGCGGCAAAAATTGAAGTTCGCCCAGGCCTTGGTGCACGACCCAGACCTTTTGATCTTGGACGAGCCCACGACCGGGTTGGATCCAAAGCAACGACGTTCGATGTTGGACCGCATTCGTACCTTGGGCCAGCGGCATGGCAAAAGCATTTTGTTGTCCACGCATATTTTGCACGACGTCCGCGCGGTTTGTGACCACGTCATCATTTTGGTTGGAGGAACCGTGCGCGTCTCGGACAGCTTGGCGAACCTAAGCCGTCCGGCCGAACCTTCGGTTCAAGTGGGGGTACAGGGCGATCCATCGCTTCTGGTCCGCGACCTACAAAATGCCGGGCATGAGGTCAGCGCGACGATCGACGGACGATGGAAAGTCGGCGGGATTGATCCGAATGACTCGGCTGCAATCTGGCAGACGGCCGGGCAATCAGGAGCCGCCATTTCGAGATTGGAACCGGCAAGGAACTCGTTGGAGCAGATCTTTTTCGCGGCCACCGGGGCGACCATGCCCATTGACGCGGAACCAGGTTCCGTTGATTTCGCCGCCACGGTGTCGGGCCAAGGAACGACAACGAAAGGCACCGGAGGATCCGATGGCGCTTCATGA
- a CDS encoding MlaE family ABC transporter permease, translating to MRPVEKWVTDWGSAVIDGVSTVGDMAVFAWQMCTWMFTRLPKRGTLLTNFYQVGVLSLPVVALTGTFIGMVLAVQSYYQFHAIGLESRLGVVINTSLVRELGPVLAATMLAGRVGGAMAAVLGTMRVTEQIDALTAMGADPIHYLVVPRFLACILLIPALTIMADFMGIVGGYFYSVIILHIDHAAYLNHSREGVVGFDLFSGVFKSVFFGGIIAVVSCYRGFHCDPGAEGVGKAATAAFVYSFVLILAIDLFLNIVLDAVYFMIYPEGTSLL from the coding sequence ATGCGACCGGTCGAAAAGTGGGTCACCGATTGGGGATCCGCGGTCATCGACGGTGTCAGCACCGTGGGCGACATGGCCGTGTTCGCGTGGCAAATGTGCACTTGGATGTTCACACGGTTGCCCAAACGCGGAACCCTGCTGACAAACTTCTACCAGGTCGGCGTGCTCAGTCTGCCGGTGGTGGCGTTGACCGGAACGTTCATCGGAATGGTCTTGGCCGTCCAAAGCTACTATCAGTTTCACGCCATCGGTTTGGAAAGCCGCTTGGGCGTTGTCATCAACACTTCGCTGGTCCGTGAACTGGGGCCGGTGCTGGCGGCCACCATGCTGGCCGGACGTGTGGGCGGTGCGATGGCGGCGGTGCTGGGCACCATGCGAGTGACCGAACAAATCGATGCGTTGACGGCCATGGGTGCCGATCCGATCCACTACTTGGTGGTGCCGCGATTCCTTGCCTGCATCCTGTTGATTCCTGCCCTGACGATCATGGCCGATTTCATGGGCATCGTCGGAGGGTACTTTTACAGCGTGATCATTCTGCACATCGATCACGCGGCGTATCTGAACCATTCACGCGAAGGGGTCGTCGGATTCGATCTGTTTTCCGGCGTGTTCAAAAGTGTGTTCTTCGGCGGCATCATCGCGGTGGTTTCGTGTTACCGCGGTTTTCATTGTGATCCGGGTGCCGAAGGGGTTGGTAAAGCGGCGACCGCGGCTTTCGTTTATTCCTTTGTGCTGATTTTGGCCATCGATTTGTTTTTGAACATCGTTCTGGACGCGGTGTACTTCATGATCTACCCCGAAGGAACATCGCTGCTATGA
- a CDS encoding ABC transporter ATP-binding protein — MTDDSIPSETDTNALIDVDNVSMVLNDQCILKDINVQITRGQTVAVIGESGCGKTVFMKTLVGLLKPTRGQVRFDGQSLGQMSQGELTATRRRFGFVFQNAALFDSMTIYENVAFPLRQEKVQPPESDVRNRVMRHLAEVGLPTSAAAKRPAELSGGMRKRVGLARALILKPELVVYDEPTTGLDPIMSDVINELILDTRRRYPVTSIVVTHDMHTARKVSDRVLMFFPRWRLEPDDSQILFDGPPSELENAPDRRVRQFVRGEAGERLDEMTRQVDSISG, encoded by the coding sequence ATGACCGATGATTCCATCCCATCCGAAACCGATACGAACGCATTGATCGATGTGGACAATGTCAGCATGGTCTTGAACGACCAATGCATTTTGAAAGACATCAACGTGCAAATCACTCGCGGTCAAACCGTGGCCGTGATCGGGGAAAGCGGTTGTGGCAAAACGGTGTTCATGAAAACACTGGTCGGCTTGCTGAAGCCCACACGCGGCCAAGTCCGTTTCGACGGACAGTCCTTGGGCCAGATGTCACAAGGCGAATTGACGGCAACGCGACGTCGTTTTGGTTTTGTTTTTCAAAACGCCGCGTTGTTTGACAGCATGACGATCTATGAAAACGTCGCATTTCCCCTTCGTCAGGAAAAGGTTCAGCCGCCGGAATCGGACGTGCGGAACCGTGTAATGCGACACCTGGCCGAAGTTGGCTTGCCGACTTCAGCGGCCGCCAAACGACCGGCGGAACTGTCCGGCGGGATGCGCAAACGCGTTGGACTGGCCCGGGCGTTGATCTTAAAGCCCGAACTGGTCGTCTACGACGAACCGACCACCGGTTTGGATCCGATCATGAGTGACGTGATCAATGAATTGATCCTGGACACCCGACGTCGCTACCCCGTTACCAGTATCGTCGTCACCCACGACATGCATACGGCACGCAAGGTGTCCGATCGCGTGTTGATGTTTTTTCCACGCTGGCGACTGGAACCTGACGACAGCCAAATTCTGTTCGACGGTCCACCGAGTGAACTGGAAAACGCGCCGGACCGCCGCGTTCGACAGTTCGTCCGCGGCGAGGCCGGTGAACGCTTGGATGAAATGACCCGACAAGTGGATTCGATTTCGGGATAA
- a CDS encoding MlaD family protein yields MDENRMRFGVGVLVIAAIGIGIILTFLFGAFPTVLNREYTLDVWFPSSEGVSTNTPVLRDGFRIGRVSNIRLVDDFDEHPEGGVILTLRLGQEFVLTHEYVPRIGNGSFITGDSKLEFVRASRTELATLLDGNLDLIDEPYSDGEYFKHGRKAADPFSVLFDLEDDIRLTMESIRGAGVSVEQAGRSVQSMVGDLRSVIGMAPAPPAGRGAVSDDPSVRTAGYQNPPSMKLAQNTPPSFAQPQPPGQTISPRNDATLRDLADEAIRTLEEFQGAIRDVRQIVSNPNIRQNIETSIEKVPGFIDQATETLQSASDSFDSFERAGRQFEQVGSTADQTLQNVDTAVEDAVVKLNATLGGLEKTIANVERFTEPLGARGGELIEQVLTSLANLDNAVIELQSVGQMINRSDGTLRRLIEDDEMYYDVLRTVKNIENATARIRPILDDVRVFTDKVARDPRQLGVRGALTNRPNGLGLK; encoded by the coding sequence ATGGACGAAAACAGAATGCGATTCGGCGTCGGCGTCCTCGTGATTGCCGCCATCGGAATCGGAATCATTTTGACCTTTCTATTCGGCGCGTTTCCAACGGTGCTGAATCGCGAATACACGTTGGACGTCTGGTTTCCATCGTCCGAAGGCGTCAGCACGAATACACCGGTATTGCGTGACGGTTTTCGGATCGGGCGGGTCAGCAACATTCGCCTGGTCGATGACTTTGACGAACACCCCGAAGGCGGCGTGATCTTGACGCTGCGTTTGGGTCAAGAGTTCGTGTTGACCCACGAATACGTTCCTCGCATCGGCAACGGATCTTTCATCACGGGTGATTCCAAACTGGAATTCGTTCGTGCCAGCCGAACGGAACTGGCAACGCTGCTGGACGGCAACTTGGACTTGATCGACGAACCCTATTCCGACGGCGAATATTTCAAGCACGGCCGAAAGGCGGCGGATCCGTTCAGCGTCCTGTTCGACTTGGAAGACGATATCCGATTGACCATGGAATCGATTCGTGGGGCCGGCGTTTCGGTCGAACAGGCCGGTCGCAGTGTCCAGTCGATGGTCGGAGACCTTCGATCGGTGATTGGTATGGCCCCGGCACCACCGGCCGGACGCGGCGCGGTGTCCGACGATCCATCGGTCCGAACCGCGGGTTATCAAAACCCACCATCGATGAAATTGGCACAAAACACGCCGCCCAGTTTTGCCCAACCGCAGCCCCCGGGCCAAACCATTTCGCCACGCAACGATGCCACCCTGCGTGATCTGGCGGATGAAGCCATTCGGACGCTGGAAGAATTTCAGGGTGCAATTCGTGATGTCCGGCAGATCGTCAGCAATCCCAACATCCGGCAAAACATCGAAACGTCGATAGAAAAGGTTCCCGGTTTTATCGACCAGGCCACCGAGACGTTGCAAAGCGCAAGCGATTCGTTTGACAGCTTTGAAAGGGCAGGGCGGCAATTCGAACAAGTCGGCTCGACCGCGGATCAAACACTGCAAAACGTGGACACGGCGGTCGAAGATGCGGTCGTTAAACTGAACGCGACGCTGGGAGGTCTTGAAAAAACCATCGCCAATGTTGAACGCTTTACCGAACCCCTGGGGGCACGCGGTGGCGAATTGATTGAACAAGTCTTGACCAGCTTGGCCAACCTGGACAACGCCGTGATTGAATTACAATCGGTCGGCCAGATGATCAACCGCAGCGACGGAACCTTGCGTCGGCTGATCGAGGACGACGAAATGTACTATGACGTGCTTCGTACCGTGAAGAATATCGAAAACGCCACCGCGCGGATTCGCCCGATCCTGGACGACGTTCGCGTCTTTA